A portion of the Pseudomonas sp. PSE14 genome contains these proteins:
- a CDS encoding peptidylprolyl isomerase, whose protein sequence is MPVAMARHILVKTAAEAEQIKQRLARGEDFAALARKHSTCASGKRGGDLGEVRPGQMVRSIDQVIFKKPVGVVHGPVKSQFGYHLVEVYFRD, encoded by the coding sequence ATGCCCGTCGCCATGGCCCGCCATATCCTGGTCAAGACCGCTGCCGAAGCCGAGCAGATCAAGCAGCGCCTGGCCCGCGGCGAGGATTTCGCCGCCCTGGCGCGCAAGCATTCCACCTGTGCCTCCGGCAAGCGCGGCGGCGACCTGGGGGAAGTCCGACCGGGGCAGATGGTGCGCAGCATCGACCAGGTGATCTTCAAGAAGCCCGTCGGCGTGGTACACGGCCCGGTAAAGAGCCAGTTCGGCTACCATCTGGTCGAAGTCTATTTCCGCGACTGA
- a CDS encoding MmcQ/YjbR family DNA-binding protein, producing MTPQQIARFCLQLPGAREDIKWGSNRVFSVAGNKMFAILDFLDEGAGGLAFKVGPELFLGYVDRPGIRPAPYLARAFWVAMQRPYPMGEAELREALTRSHQLVVARLPKRQRLGLLLDETP from the coding sequence ATGACCCCACAACAGATCGCCCGTTTCTGCCTGCAACTGCCCGGCGCCCGCGAGGACATCAAGTGGGGCAGCAACCGCGTGTTCTCGGTGGCCGGCAACAAGATGTTCGCCATCCTCGACTTTCTCGACGAAGGCGCCGGCGGCCTGGCCTTCAAGGTCGGCCCGGAGCTGTTCCTGGGCTATGTGGATCGCCCCGGCATCCGTCCGGCGCCCTATCTGGCGCGGGCCTTCTGGGTCGCCATGCAACGCCCCTACCCCATGGGTGAAGCGGAACTGCGCGAGGCGCTGACCCGCTCGCACCAGTTGGTGGTAGCCCGCCTGCCCAAGCGCCAGAGACTGGGCCTGCTGCTGGACGAAACCCCATGA
- a CDS encoding putative glycolipid-binding domain-containing protein, with protein MKSLSWEGIWQAPTASWESLQLGDGCAQGQLRAIDENGGPSYQLDYELNWDEHWRLREARFSVEGGRGARHLHLLTDGEGHWRTGGGETLGELDGCLDIDIWPTPFTNTFPIRRLKLADGQRVELAVVYLEAPALKPVRMRQGYTRVDARHYRYENLEGTNFQALLTVDDDGLVLDYPTLFRRI; from the coding sequence ATGAAGAGCCTGAGCTGGGAAGGCATCTGGCAGGCCCCGACAGCCAGCTGGGAGTCGCTGCAACTGGGCGATGGCTGCGCGCAAGGCCAGCTGCGCGCCATCGACGAAAACGGCGGCCCGTCCTATCAGCTGGACTACGAACTGAACTGGGACGAGCACTGGCGCCTGCGCGAAGCGCGCTTCAGCGTCGAGGGCGGCCGGGGCGCGCGCCACCTGCACCTGCTGACCGATGGCGAAGGTCATTGGCGCACCGGCGGGGGCGAGACGCTGGGCGAGCTGGACGGCTGCCTGGATATCGACATCTGGCCGACGCCCTTCACCAACACCTTCCCGATCCGCCGCCTGAAGCTTGCCGACGGCCAGCGCGTGGAGTTGGCCGTGGTCTACCTGGAAGCCCCAGCGCTGAAGCCAGTGCGCATGCGCCAGGGCTACACACGGGTAGATGCGCGGCACTACCGCTACGAAAACCTCGAAGGCACGAATTTCCAGGCGCTGCTGACGGTCGACGATGACGGGCTGGTGCTCGACTATCCCACGCTGTTCCGGCGGATCTGA